The following DNA comes from Peromyscus leucopus breed LL Stock chromosome 2, UCI_PerLeu_2.1, whole genome shotgun sequence.
tttaatcccagcactcgggaggcagagccaggtggatctctgtgagttcgaggccagcctggactaccaagtgagtcccaggaaaggcgcaaagctacacagagaaaccctgtctcgaaaaaccaaaaaaaaaaaaaaaaaaaaaaaaaagagagtcttAGCCAAAAGGGAAGGGCCATGGCAAGCAGAGCCTGAGTACCTTGATCACAAGAGGGGCTCATAAACCATTGTGCCCCTTTTGAACTCTGTGGCTCAGGCAGCTAACACAGAGTTATCCTTTCTCTCCAGCCACATGAATGGTGAGAAGTGTTTGATGGTCCTTGGGAATTGTCTAGGTACTACCTTAGGAATCTCTGGAAGTGAATGGCCAAGAATCCATGTAGCAGCCAATTAGCCAGCTGTGTTGGAAAACTGAAGGCTGCTACTTGAGCCAAATCTCATCTGTCCTGAGATCATGACAAGAACACAGACACTTTATCTAAAACAGACTTGAGGACCCAGGGTCTTATTGCTGCCCTCTACTGTAAGGAGTTCCAGAAGCAGCATCTGGGAATGGCAGTGTTGCTCAGGAAGCACAGGTACCCAGATGCTCAATGAATTAAAGTCAGAAAGTGCCAAGCTGCTCATGGAAATGGTCAAGCGGTTATGCCTGATCATGTAAGTGAAAACAGAGAGCCCAGATTGGTGTCATGTGATGCATGTTAAGAATCACTAGATGGCCAAGCGTGGTGgcatatacttttaatcccaacactgagaaggcagaggcaggaggatctctgtgagttcaaggccagcctgatccacatagtgagttccaggttggccagaactacatagtgagaccatgtcttgaaaagaaaaaaaaagatatggctaGGCAGGCCATATCTATGTCTCCTGTTTACTGGGCACAAGTCTCCAGTTTCCTGCTGTCTCCTGCCCATTTTTGGGCTCCTTGGGTCCCTTCCCAGATTAAATATCATGGCCCCACCTGCACAGACACTGGGTTTACTTTCTCTTCATTCTGGTGCTGTCCCAAAGTACATTCTCTATCCCCCTCATCTCAAAAACTCCCTGACTACCTCTACTGAGGCCCCATGTCAGCCTGGGGATTTCCTACAGGGTCAAACTGCCAGGACCTTCTGCTGCCTGGAATATACTCACTGAGTCCTGTGAAACAAACCACATGGAAATACAAGGAGCTCATAAAATAAAGGAGATAGCAGTGAGCAGATAAATATCACCTCTACCCACCACCATGTTATGGAAGCTGCTCGTTCTTGGGAGTCACTTGCAGCGGATACCTAGAAGAGGGTGGGACAGGAAGTCTGACATAGGTGCTGACATTTACTGATGTCATCTGCTTGAAAACATCTCCCCAGGTATATGATCTGTGTCTTTTGATCTTTGTGGTCTGTGTGTGGTTGGCACAAGAGCACTGTGTCTCCTGGAAAGAACCTCTGTGGAGCTCATTAACAGCTTATAGCCTTGCAAGTCTTTATCAAGCAGACCATGCCCATGGCTGAGCTTAAACACAACACCAAGGCCAAAATTCTCATGAGATGCCCCAAAGGTACATTGCAAGGCAGTGTTTAGGGAGTGAGTCAATGCTTTGTTATCTTTCCCTTGTGGAAGAGGCCATTGCCTAGAGAACAGGGATCCCCAATGTGAGGATATCATGGTTGGCAGGAGATACCATGTGTATACTGTGCACTCCCCAAGGTTGGGGTAATACTATGAAGGCATGGTCCTGGCTGACctcttagatttttgtttgtttgtttgtttgtttgtttgtttgagacagggtctcttcccataactctggctgtcctggaactcattatatagtccaggctggcctcgaacttagagatccacctgcctctgcctcctgagtgctgtgattaaaggtgtgtactactatGTCCAGCTCCAAATATGGAGTGTTTCACAAATTTTTGTGTCATCCTTGCATAGGGGCCATGTTAATCCTATCCTTGTATTGTTCCAATTTTTGTATATGTGCTACCAAAGTGAGCacccacttaattttttttaaatggttaggAACATAGCCAATACTGCCCTCAACACCTTTATGTGGAATCAAGGTACACGGTTTCCCTTCTGCCTTTGTACTCAGACCCACCTCCTTGGCCAGGAGCTGTTTATTTCTCAAAGAAGAGGTTCTGCTGAGATTAGCCTAGAGTGGAGTACCCAGAGCCCGTCCCTACCCTGCAGTGACCAGGGCTACCTCTCAGGAGGCTTACACACCTCGGCCAGAGAACAACAGGGGTAACTTCTGACATTTCCTACTTCCTCAGGCTCCTCCAACAGCAGCTTAGAAGGGTGTCAGACCAGGTTTCCTAGGTCTTCCACAATCACAGTAGTCTCCACACCTACCATTTGTGGGCATAACCATTGTTATATTCAGAGATATTCCCATGCTCACTCCCAATATTCCCAAAAGTCCCCACCATGTTTCCCTGTGCTTAGCTTTAGCTGGAAGATGTAGGAAGTAAGGCTGAATAATCCAGAAATGCTTCCTTATAGAGGCAGGGTTCCTGAACCTGCTAGTGAccacatgaagaaactgagactcagaaagacaggaTAGTCTCACCATGAGGAAGCCTGAAGGGCTCCATCAGGGACTCCCTTCCTGTTGTCTAGAATTGTGTGAGGAGGTGAACAAAAGTGGCTCCAGAGAGCCAAGAGATCCAACCTGGAACTGCCAGGCCTGGATCTGGGCAGGCCATACGCTTTATGTGCCTGCTAGAAATGCCCAGCTTATGATGATCTTCTCTGAAAGGCATGATATATGCTCTGGACTACCCTTACTGGCTTTCTTAGTTTCCCAAACCCAGAGAAGCTCCCTGgggtggaagaggaaagggggagttTTACACAACAATAAAGGGTAACCACAGGCAGTGTGGCAGCAGCACGTATGAATGGGGCATCCTTTTCCTCAGCAGCCTAGCCAGGGTGGGTATGCTGGAGTTGGAAGAGGCTTGTTGGGGTTCAGGAGATGTCAAGGAAGATGATACAGCTTTGTTGCACACTTCACAGAAGGCCTTTACAAGCACCACAAGCCTGCCGGAAGATGGAGGTGGAGCTGGGCTGAAGCCCAATCtgaggggtggggacagaggcaggggcgGGGACAAGGCATGTTGGAGCAGGTTGGGGACTACTAAAAATCAGCCAACAGGAAGAAAACTCGGGAGAAACACTATGGGAGCGTGGGCTGTGCTGTGTGGAGTCTCATTGATTTGTATGCTGGACCTAGGTCGGCAGAGTCTGATTGAGGAACTTAGTTGTGGCCCTGGCAGCTTCCAGCATGGAACTGGCACCAACACGCGATGCTGCAGCGTGTGTGCTCCAGGTAAGGCAAGGAGGGGAGCAGGAACCAGGATGTGCAGCAGCTCACACCAGGAGTGTTGGCACAGGGCATATATGAGTGGGTAGGCAAACTTCTTGAGTCTAGAGCTTTGAGTCTGGAACTGAGGAGGAGGTTGAGGGTCCATCTGAGCCAGTTGTTCAAGATCAGAAGTGTGGGAGCAGAGGCAACAGGGGCTGGAAACTTCCCTCAAGAGGGATCTGGGGTCCAAGGTGAAAGAGGACCATCTTAGGGTCTGCTGGGTGGGTCAAACCTTAGCTATCACCAAAGCTACTCtgtgtctgggttggtgtcccaacaTTCTCCTTTGCCTGATCCACTGTGTCTTATAGTTCTAAGTGTAGGGCAGTCTGAGGACCCatcaaagaaaaatatctcaGCACTTCACCTGCTACCCCTCTGGTATAGAAAGGGTCAGCTCTGAGGGTCCATGTCTCTGTGATAAAAATATAGATAGCAGTGAATGCAGCTGCTGAGGTGTTCCTAGTGCCATGAGGGACAATATAGGGTGGGAGTGGGGCAACATAGGCCAAGGGACCTTAGGAAGCTCCAGGTGACTCCCATATCTAATGGGACTTATGAAGCCATAATTTCAGAGCAGTGGGAGGTATGTATATTAGCAGTCAGCCATCTGAGATGGAACACTGAATTGGATAAAACCTAGGGTCTTACACTGGGGTTGACTGAGGATGGAGGCCTAGCACCCTAACCACTTGAAGGACCAGTAGGAGCTCTGAAGAGGGAAGGGGGCTCTGCCTAGTTGCTGAGGCTTTCATTCTTGCCAAGGCCAGAAGACCTGTCCTGAAGGAGACTGTATGTGTGTCATGCCGGAGTACCACTGTGAAGACCCTCAGTGCAAGACCTGCAAACACTACCCCTGCCAACCAGGGCAGAAGGTGCAGCTTTATGGTATGTCCCTGGGAGACTGCTGAAGGCCACAGATGTCCCCAAGCTAACCTGAGTTTAATCTAGAGCCAAGCTGGTATAGATGCGCAGTGAGCATGTGTAGGCATGTAAGAATGCTTGTACATGTAGGGCTCATGGGCATATCCTCTGGGTAGGCAGGGACCTGCATTCTAGATTCTAAAAGGGATAGGTGGG
Coding sequences within:
- the Tnfrsf18 gene encoding tumor necrosis factor receptor superfamily member 18 isoform X2, with product MLELEEACWGSGDVKEDDTALLHTSQKAFTSTTSLPEDGGGAGLKPNLRGGDRGRGGDKACWSRLGTTKNQPTGRKLGRNTMGAWAVLCGVSLICMLDLGRQSLIEELSCGPGSFQHGTGTNTRCCSVCAPGQKTCPEGDCMCVMPEYHCEDPQCKTCKHYPCQPGQKVQLYGNIKFGFECVDCAMGTFSAGREGHCRPWAEDPATLGGAATS